Proteins encoded in a region of the Panicum hallii strain FIL2 chromosome 3, PHallii_v3.1, whole genome shotgun sequence genome:
- the LOC112885876 gene encoding serine/arginine-rich SC35-like splicing factor SCL30, whose product MRRYSPPYRSPPRRGYGGRGRSPPPRRGYGGRKEGSGSLLVRNIPLSVRAEDLRVPFERFGPVRDVYIPKDYYSGEPRGFAFVEFVDPYDASEAQYHMNRQVFFGREITVVLAAESRKRPEEMRSRARVRGYSGHEGRRSSYYGRSRSRSRSPRYRGRPRSRSYSPAPRRRDDYSASPRRREAQHASPPRRPPKEIDEDKRRSYSPASRDDADNGYEKRSPPPDSDGSPPHRRSPKEYSGSPPGSRSRSVDESPARSD is encoded by the exons ATGAGGAGATACAGTCCCCCATATCGCAGCCCCCCCAGGAGGGGATATGGTGGCAGAGGAAGAAGCCCCCCACCTAGGAGGGGATATGGAGGACGGAAGGAGGGTAGTGGAAGTCTTTTGGTCCGCAATATCCCATTAAGCGTCAG AGCGGAGGATCTTCGAGTTCCTTTTGAAAGGTTTGGTCCTGTCCGGGATGTTTACATTCCAAAGGACTATTACAGTGG GGAGCCTCGAGGATTTGCGTTTGTGGAGTTTGTTGATCCTTATGATGCCTCAGAGGCCCAGTATCACATGAATCGCCAGGTTTTCTTTGGTCGGGAGATAACTGTTGTTCTTGCTGCTGAGTCACGAAAAAGGCCAGAAGAAATGCGCAGCAGAGCTAGAGTCAG GGGTTACTCTGGTCATGAAGGTCGCCGCTCTTCTTATTATG GGCGTTCTCGTTCCCGTTCCCGCTCTCCACGCTATCGGGGCCGCCCTCGGTCAAG ATCATACTCACCTGCTCCAAGGCGGCGAGATGATTACTCTGCTTCTCCAAGGAGAAGGGAGGCACAACACGCATCTCCTCCTAGGCGCCCGCCAAAGGAGATTGATGAAGATAAGAGGAGATCCTATTCTCCTGCCAGTAGAGATGATGCTGATAATGGTTATGAGAA GAGGTCACCCCCACCTGACAGCGACGGATCCCCTCCGCACCGGAGGTCTCCCAAGGAGTACTCAGGCTCGCCTCCTGGATCCCGCTCCAGGTCTGTGGATGAGTCTCCTGCCCGCAGCGACTGA